The Daphnia magna isolate NIES linkage group LG3, ASM2063170v1.1, whole genome shotgun sequence genomic interval TATTAGGTTTGGAAATATTATCCATCTCTAAAGCAAAGACTTTCCTACCAAATTTTGCTTTAGTTGTACCGTCGCAGTAATAAGAAAATAATAGTTTAACGTTTGGTATTTCAGGCTTGGATGATTTCGTCCCTATGTCACCTTGCCTTAATCTTTTACAACCCCTTAAACTTGATGCAAATGCTTCTGGTAAGTTTCACCTATTAGGAAGCCATTTCAAcgatgaaattttttaacaaacTCACAGGCTCTACGCCTCAGCGTACCCCCAATGCGAagattgtagaggaaataactgCGAAACCACGCGGCCTTGAAGATCTGGACGTCCTTGGTGAAGCCCTGATGAAGCAAAACCTACCCACAAGTGCGAAGCATCAATCGAGTTTCCAAAAGCCAGCCGAAAGACTTCCGCTTAACGAGTTGGCGAGAAAGAAAGTGCAAAATGAAGGGAATACTGTCACAGAAAGTAAAGCCCCTAACTGTTCAGCTCGTAAGTCATATCGCTGACTCTGCTAAACTCATCTTTGATATACttaaaaatgatttgttttatAAAGGATCAGCAAATGGAGAATTCGCGCCTTCTTTAACCCCTGCCACACCATACATTCCAGTTGAATTTGATTTGCTAATGCAGAGCAACTTGCCTGCCCCAGTCAAACCCGTTGTGACTCCTCGCTCTGTTACGCCACCAGTCGAGGCTTCCAGTGCGTTACTTGTACCATTTACAAATACGATGACAAAACAGTTGGATGTGTCTGTCAACAAACAATCCCGGCAAGATAATGATGTTTCTATGCTGGATACTGGTATATCGAGTACCGAAAATAGCCTTGGAGGTAACGATGATGTTCAGCTTCTACATAGTCCTCCGATCAGCAGCACCACCTCTGTTGCACCAGGCATGGCTCCAAGCTTGTCGGATGTTTCATTGAAATTGGAAGAGATTAAGCCTAGTAATATACACAAGTTGTTTAATTTTCCTAATGAAAGTGGttgctttcttttctttacttgttttaatgttttcTCAATTTTTGCATTGGTGTTCAGGTTCTAAGAGCCCAATATCCCTTTTGACTCAAGAGGATGGATTAAACATCAGCTTACACAGTGCATCCGCTAATGTTCCgaaggtaattttttattcaattatttttgtcatttttcaaTAACAGCGACATATTTCTGATTTTTTGCATCcgttttttaaagaatatttCCGTATTTGTGCTGTCTGCCACTAGTCGTAGCGCATCACCGCTTTCCAATTTCACGTTTCAAGCAATAGTACCAAAggtaaactaaaaaaaaaacaaaaacaaaaaaaacttcatCCATTAATCATCCATGTTTGTCATTCGTATTACCTCAAACTGAAGGGGAACCGAGTAAAGCTTCAATCTCCGTCTGATAACAAATTGCCTGCGTTCAACCCTTTTCTCCCACCACCTGCGATCACCCAAGTAATGTTAATCTCCACAGCCGGCCTGGTAAGTTTATAATTTCCTTTATGGTTTATTCGGGTTGTTTCGTAGCGATAGCTAAAGAGAGATTTTCATCAACAGAATCTCATCGAGCTTAAATACGTTGTGAGCTTCGACATGGACGGTGAAACATGCACCGAAATGGGAAGTGTAACAAATTTAAATCTTTGTCTCGATGTAGTTTAGATCAAAAGAATTTatgtttcaaatgtttttatattatttctATTTGAAAGCGTAACAagtatttcaattttcttgcTTATCGTTTAAAGTATCTTTAAAGTATTCTGTGGCATTGTATCAGAAGTTTTCTCGTTTCTTGCGATATAAAAATTGTTTACTTAACGAGTAGTCGCTGTAGTACAACTCCTATTGTTTGCAGACTCGTTGAAATAAATGCTACAAGAACGAAAATGTAAAGATCGTAGAGACTATCTAAGCGTTTCTACTTTAAATGCTCCCGTTCTCTagaacattttatttttgaaacaatttaaaattctGTCGGTTTAACATTGCAACCCATTTTCGTCGAACCCACAATACCATGGAAGTCCCGTTACCAAAAGGGCAGTATTCTCGACGATTATGGTGGTGACCCTGACAGACTTTGGTTCGTGCAACCTATAGAAGATGTACGTCTAAGAActtgtatttttattgataGCCCCCCTCTGTTCAGcctaaaaacaaaatcaaaagaaaagagagagaagccAATCTCACTTTTGCCTAATATCTGACCGTGAGCCAATTTAGTCGACCGACGCAAATGGCTGATTAAACTGGGTGTATTTTGAACGATTGAATGAAAGTAGTGCAGAAGACTTATTctaaaatcgtttttttttttgtgagacCGCGTTTTTGTTAGTTCCGGTGGTTAAGGCGATTGTCAATACGAGTAACAACGTGTGCGTTAGACGTCATTTTGGCCCGTctgtgaaacaaaattttaaagacAAGGTTAGACGCAGCCATGTATAAGAAGTGGTGAAGTGAAGGTAACCGAAAGATGTGTAGAAAGCTCCAGTCACTGAATCCCTCAGGCTAAAGCAATCGTGATGGCCCGCccagaataaaaagaaaccaacGGAATTCTATATTCAGGTTTTTCCATTCTGTTAAGTGCGTCAAATGGAAGCGGACGTGCGATTTTCGAAATGGCTATTTTTAGTGGTGATCTGCCCCACCTCTTTGCAAATGGCAGCAAAAATGTGATTTTCGTAATGGTGTGAATGCGCATAAAGACTAAGGAACGCATTGTACTCAAACTTTAAACATTTGTGAAGTGTGCTTAGCCTACTTTCTGCCCTGTGTAACCTTTCACTTTTGAATTCAAAACGCAAATGGGAGTCTTAGCTGTCCGAGACGAAAGTTGTTAATCATGGCAGCATTAAAATGCGTGATTTTTGCGCTCCTCATGTTCGTCCTAGAGCTACAGCAGATTGTGACAGAAACAGCAAACTCCTTGTCGCAATCTGACACCTCTAATACCGAGCTTTTATCATCACCCTTATCATTCCAGTATACTTCAGTCAATCGGtacatttattttcctttgTGTCTTTTTCCCGTATGCCATGTCTGTGTGATATTTCAAAAGTTTCTTTGATTCACGTTGCTCTCTTAGGTCAAAGGAAGATAAGTTCCATATTCGCAAATGTTGTGGCCGGGGTCAAGTGTACAATTTCAATTGGGAGGAAGAAGTGGCTGATCGTAAAGAACGGTGCGTAGAGTATTCAATCACAGCCTATCCACCATCCAGCCTATCGCCGCATATTGAACATCAGCAGCAGATTTTCTTTGGTCCCGAAAAAAATTGGCCGCAACATTATGCCGTTGAagattttgaaattaaaacAGGATTTCCAAGCAACTGTACGGAGGTTCTATTATTGCAGACCGATGTGTTTGTGGCCGACCTCTTTTATCCGCTTGCATCTGGCCAGCTGATAGTGCCTCATCGGTTTTGGCTTTTCGATCGCAAAGATTACTGCATCGAAGATTATTTTGAGAATGAAGATTTCAGTAAGGTATGATTGATGCTGATTAACtatcaattaaatttttatctatttttattgACTGTCTTTTGTTTAGGGTAGAAGAGTTGCGATTATTTGTAGTTCGCATGGTCAAACTTTTCCTTCAAGCGCGATTGATGACCATGGGAAGCTACAGTTAGACTTTATACAGTCAACAACTCCTGTAGAATTGTCCGCTTTGGCCGGGCGTACGGTGATTCGCAAGTGCTGTGATCCAAATGAAGTTTTTTCAATGCAATTTCATTTATGTGTAAAAAATCAAGGATTTAAAACACATTACTTTGACAAACTTCAAGGCACAGAAGGCGAAGAATTATTCTTTCATATTGGTTTGCCAAATTGCGTCGATCCAGCATACCGGTTATCAACCGCCAACTTCCAACTGGCTTCGAATGGTAGTATAGAAACTAACAGTGGTGATACGAGAAGTGACTCGAGTGACCAACTATTCTCTACGGAACGTTGCATAGAGGACGTGGTAGATATCGATTATGCTGGTTTACCTATGGTTTCGATCCAAGCCTTTTACTGTGGAGATATGCAAGCAATTGAGTTTTCAGAACCTGACTATCCTGTTGATTCCGGTTCTTTTTACGAGAATGATCGCAACGAATCtgataaaattaaaacacCTAAATGCTGTCCACCTGGACAAGTGATGGACGAGCGGAATATCTGCCAACCATTAAGCACGCTCGACGAATCATCTGATAGTGACTGGATCGTTTCGCAGGCCTTAAACAGCTACCTCTTGAACACACATAATATTGCCACCATCATGACTCACAATAACTCGTCGCTCTCCTGCCAACTAACTCGTGTGGGATTAACTGATGACAGCTGGATAAAACCAATATTTCAATCCGATGGCGAAAACGAACTACTTCTTTCAATCCATTTTTACATTGGAAATTACTGGGACCTCAAGATAAAACAGAAACCTTTTTGTGTCGACCTTGCCATTTTTCGCGATGACAAGCAAATATTCCATCATCCATATATTTTTCGCTGTACATCAGATTTTCATGTGTCAATTTATTACCCAATCCTTCACTCTATTTCGGTAGCAGGTTTATTATTGACTTTCATCATTTACTTTTTTGTCCCAGCGACAGGTAATCATTTCGAGTTACTATAATAACATTAAAtttcgaaattttaaaatggatCTATTTTAGGTTCAGCCAAATTAGTTACATCAGGTTTGGGAGCAGGGAACAGAAGGAGCAGAATTTCAACTATGGCGATGATGCTGACCGGCCGCATTTTGTTATGCCACGTCATTACTCTAGCTTTAgtaaatcaattaaaattcCTAATTTAGACACTCCCAAATTGTGTACTTTGGTTGGATTGCAGGCGTTCATTTGTTTAACAGTTGCTCAACGAGAACACATCAAAGCAGCTGAAACTTCGTGTGTTACCATAGGTAAAAAACTGTCAGAACAGTGTATTGTTGATCTTCATCTTAGCATTTTGCGTTTATGAACAGGCTATATCACTTATGGTGCATTAATTGCATCATTTTCGTGGTTAACGGTGTACTGTTTTGACTACTATCGTATTTTCAGGTAACACAATCCTGTTCCTCTTCCAACTCGGCAATTTTAGTAATAATGTGCAAAACGTAATTAAAATCGCAGTGGCTCATTCAAAGTGTCAAACGAAATTCTATTCATCCCCTATTCGGCGTTCGGCTGGGGTGTCCCAATATTTGCAGTAACTGCTGCCTTAATTGCACAGTTCCAATCCAAACAGCTTGGAGTTCCCGACACTGCCAATCCCAATATAGGTCTTATGAACTGCTGGTTTCCTGAAAGTTCGTATTATTCTTCTTGGTGTGTTGAGTAGTTTAATGCCAAATAATTGAATGAATATTCATATTTCGTTAGATGGGAATTCAGCACTAATCTTTTTTTATGCACCTGTTGGCTCTCTTCTATTGATTGACATTGCATGTTTTTTATCATTGCTCTTCAATCCCAACCTGATGCATTgctggaaaaagaaacaaggatTGGCAATACGGTCAAACAAAAGGAGCCAGAAAGGTTCAAGAGAACAGCAAGAGTAAGCTCATTTCATATTAGCTTTCTCGTGTACAATGTACATGTACAATgtacaattattttttcaactcGTTTTCGCGTTTAGTTTTAAAATGGCGCTAAAACTTTTTTTCATCACTGGAATCCCCTGGGTCATAGAAGTTGCTGGTTGGCTACCTGTCTATTTATATGGTGCATCAGTGGTCTTCAAGGATAATTCTCAACTTCAATATTTCTTTTACTTCGGCAACCTACTTAACTCTTTGCGTGGAGTCGtaattttcataatttttattcttttacaACGAGACGTTCGTCACTATCTGACGCTCCGCATGAAGAGAATTTTCCACAAAGGTTCTTCTAATGCTAATCGCCTCCATCGCGCAAATACCGACGGAGGCCCCTCAGTTTCAACTCAACAATCAACAAATAGACGAATGTCTATGATGAGTTCTCAGACATCCATAACCCTGGACGGGGGAGGGCATCACAACAGTGAACCTCAAGTGGGATTCGTTGAAGTAACAATTATGTAACGTTTATATGGAAACTAATTTTGCTGCCGAGAAGGAAACATGACTGGCTACAGTGAAGATGTTAGTtgtaaaaacaacaaccaaaaggACTTCAAAATATTACATTTTATGAAAATGaacgatttatttattttttttgttttgttcattgtttttacgtttaaataaaaaactataagaccaatagaaaaataaatctgattttcgtgattttcattcaattctgaatcgaaatcatgtattttaagcaaaatttgatatttggccaaaaatgaaaaagtgggaagggtatagccttcccccttttgtcaaaatcggccaaaaacgagatctcttgaaattctccaaaaatcacacggcataatcgaaattgaacgctgatttcaatttattgattggttttctcattaaaccagccgttaaaaatattaacgaaaacaatgctgttagcgcaccaacttaatttatggtttttaacgtttaaatcaaaaactataagaccaatagaaaaataaatctgattttcgtggttttcattcaattctgaatcgaaatcatgtattttaagcaaaatttgatatttggccaaaaatgaaaaagtgggaagggtatagccttcccacttttgtcaaaatcggccaaaaacgagatctcttgaaattctccaaaaatcacacggcttaatcgaaattgaacgctgatttcaatttattgattggttttctcattaaaccagccgttttaaaaatcaacgaaaacaatgctgttagcgcaccaacttaatttatggtttttaacgtttaaatcaaaaactataagacaaatagaaaaataaatctgattttcgtgattttcattcaattctgaatcgaaatcatgtattttaagcaaaatttgatatttggccaaaaatgaaaaagtgggaagggtatagccttcccacttttgtcaaaatcggccaaaaacgagatctcttaaaattctccaaaaatcacacggcttaatcgaaattgaacgctgatttcaatttattgattggttttctcattaaaccagccgttttaaaaatcaacaaaaacaatgctgttagcgcaccaacttaattaatggtttttaacgtttaaatcaaaaactataagaccaatagaaaaataaatctgattttcgtgattttcattcaattttgaatcgaaatcatgtattttaagcaaaatttgatatttggccaaaaatgaaaaagtgggaagggtagagccttcccacttttgtcaaaatcggacaaaaacgagatctcttgaaattctccaaaaatcacacggcttaatcgaaattgaacgctgatttcaatttattgattggttttctcattaaaccagccgttttaaaaatcaacgaaaacaatgctgttagcgcaccaacttaatttatggtttttaacgtttaaatcaaaaactaaaagaccaatagaaaaataaatctgattttcgtgattttcattcaattctgaatcgaaatcatgtattttaagcaaaatttgatatttggccaaaaatgaaaaagtgggaagggtatagccttcccacttttgtcaaaatcggccaaaaacgagatctcttgaaattatccaaaaatcacacggcttaattgaaattgaacgctgatttcaatttattgattggttttctcattaaaccagccgttttaaaaatcaacgaaaacaatgctgttagcgcaccaacttaatttatggtttttaacgtttaaatcaaaaactataagaccaatagaaaaataaatctgattttcgtgattttcattcaattttgaatcgaaatcatgtattttaagcaaaatttgatatttggccaaaaatgaaaaagtgggaagggtatagccttcccacttttgtcaaaatcggccaaaaacgagatctcttgaaattctccaaaaatcacacggcttaatcgaaattgaacgctgatttcaatttattgattggttttctcattaaaccagccgttttaaaaatcaacgaaaacaatgctgttagcgcaccaacttaatttatggtttttaacgtttaaatcaaaaactataagaccaatagaaaaataaatctgattttcgtggttttcattcaattctgaatcgaaatcatgtattttaagcaaaatttgatatttggccaaaaatgaaaaagtgggaagggtagagccttcccacttttgtcaaaatcggccaaaaacgagatctcttgaaattctccaaaaatcacacggcttaatcgaaattgaacgctgatttcaatttattgattggttttctcattaaaccagccgttttaaaaatcaacgaaaacaatgctgttagcgcaccaacttaatttatggtttttaacgtttaaatcaaaaactataagacaaatagaaaaataaatctgattttcgtgattttcattcaattctgaatcgaaatcatgtattttaagcaaaatttgatatttggccaaaaatgaaaaagtgggaagggtatagccttcccacttttgtcaaaatcggccaaaaacgagatctcttgaaattctccaaaaatcacacggcttaatcgaaattgaacgctgatttcaatttattgattggttttctcattaaaccagccgttttaaaaatcaacgaaaacaatgctgttagcgcaccaacttaatttatggtttttaacgtttaaatcaaaaactataagaccaatagaaaaataaatctgattttcgtggttttcattcaattctgaatcgaaatcatgtattttaagcaaaatttgatatttggccaaaaatgaaaaagtgggaagggtatagccttcccacttttgtcaaaatcggccaaaaacgagatctcttgaaattctccaaaaatcacacggcttaatcgaaattgaacgctgatttcaatttattgattggttttctcattaaaccagccgttttaaaaatcaacgaaaacaatgctgttagcgcaccaacttaatttatggtttttaacgtttaaatcaaaaactataagaccaatagaaaaataaatctgattttcgtggttttcattcaattctgaatcgaaatcatgtattttaagcaaaatttgatatttggccaaaaatgaaaaagtgggaagggtatagccttcccacttttgtcaaaatcggccaaaaacgagatctcttgaaattctccaaaaatcacacggcttaatcgaaattgaacgctgattttaatttattg includes:
- the LOC116918372 gene encoding ADP-ribosylation factor-binding protein GGA1, giving the protein MASNNSLDTLIVKATNPLVDQPDPLDVASFCERVTHESDGPQVAVKLLAYRIHSPQEKEALNALALLEQCVKSCGPSFHCEIGKFRFLNELIKLVSPKYQAHRTPIRVKQRILDIIYTWTVDLKSEPKIHEAYDMLKKQGVIKETPNYTGSNTIQPISPAPREKIPFCDNSEKDALLQKLLKSKDPEDLQAANRLIKSMVREEENRIEAASRRQLEIETVNSNIRLLEELLDNFETNGATAEEMELCKELASNCDKLRPNLSKLATETDDKGNTLADILQTSDELSHVLERYEVLLRKTEQPIPQALPQRASLDLLDLGPVVQPQLSPRSTLDDQLLLGLDDFVPMSPCLNLLQPLKLDANASGSTPQRTPNAKIVEEITAKPRGLEDLDVLGEALMKQNLPTSAKHQSSFQKPAERLPLNELARKKVQNEGNTVTESKAPNCSARSANGEFAPSLTPATPYIPVEFDLLMQSNLPAPVKPVVTPRSVTPPVEASSALLVPFTNTMTKQLDVSVNKQSRQDNDVSMLDTGISSTENSLGGNDDVQLLHSPPISSTTSVAPGMAPSLSDVSLKLEEIKPSSKSPISLLTQEDGLNISLHSASANVPKNISVFVLSATSRSASPLSNFTFQAIVPKGNRVKLQSPSDNKLPAFNPFLPPPAITQVMLISTAGLNLIELKYVVSFDMDGETCTEMGSVTNLNLCLDVV
- the LOC116918369 gene encoding uncharacterized protein LOC116918369 gives rise to the protein MAALKCVIFALLMFVLELQQIVTETANSLSQSDTSNTELLSSPLSFQYTSVNRSKEDKFHIRKCCGRGQVYNFNWEEEVADRKERCVEYSITAYPPSSLSPHIEHQQQIFFGPEKNWPQHYAVEDFEIKTGFPSNCTEVLLLQTDVFVADLFYPLASGQLIVPHRFWLFDRKDYCIEDYFENEDFSKGRRVAIICSSHGQTFPSSAIDDHGKLQLDFIQSTTPVELSALAGRTVIRKCCDPNEVFSMQFHLCVKNQGFKTHYFDKLQGTEGEELFFHIGLPNCVDPAYRLSTANFQLASNGSIETNSGDTRSDSSDQLFSTERCIEDVVDIDYAGLPMVSIQAFYCGDMQAIEFSEPDYPVDSGSFYENDRNESDKIKTPKCCPPGQVMDERNICQPLSTLDESSDSDWIVSQALNSYLLNTHNIATIMTHNNSSLSCQLTRVGLTDDSWIKPIFQSDGENELLLSIHFYIGNYWDLKIKQKPFCVDLAIFRDDKQIFHHPYIFRCTSDFHVSIYYPILHSISVAGLLLTFIIYFFVPATGSAKLVTSGLGAGNRRSRISTMAMMLTGRILLCHVITLALAFICLTVAQREHIKAAETSCVTIGYITYGALIASFSWLTVYCFDYYRIFSGSFKVSNEILFIPYSAFGWGVPIFAVTAALIAQFQSKQLGVPDTANPNIGLMNCWFPENGNSALIFFYAPVGSLLLIDIACFLSLLFNPNLMHCWKKKQGLAIRSNKRSQKGSREQQDFKMALKLFFITGIPWVIEVAGWLPVYLYGASVVFKDNSQLQYFFYFGNLLNSLRGVVIFIIFILLQRDVRHYLTLRMKRIFHKGSSNANRLHRANTDGGPSVSTQQSTNRRMSMMSSQTSITLDGGGHHNSEPQVGFVEVTIM